A window from Alkalicoccobacillus plakortidis encodes these proteins:
- a CDS encoding glycosyltransferase family 4 protein, producing the protein MDPRKGHDKIIAALSNERLKDIDFMYIVAGKGDDRDRLSGLAQDLEIRDRIIFVGPIDEQDKAGYYDASDVFIMLNRQDNNNVEGFGISFIEAGARKKPVIGCYQGGAIDAVNENTGFLLKGNNLEEEAVDCILSLINDPSMRNEMGEASLNRILKEFSWRKISKDIYQ; encoded by the coding sequence TTGGATCCTAGAAAAGGTCACGATAAAATTATTGCAGCTTTATCTAATGAAAGATTAAAAGACATAGATTTTATGTATATTGTAGCAGGGAAAGGTGATGACAGAGATAGATTATCAGGATTAGCACAAGATTTAGAAATTAGAGATCGTATTATTTTTGTGGGTCCTATTGATGAACAGGATAAAGCTGGTTATTATGATGCATCAGATGTGTTTATAATGCTTAATAGACAAGATAATAATAATGTGGAAGGGTTCGGCATATCTTTTATTGAAGCTGGTGCAAGAAAAAAACCTGTTATTGGTTGTTATCAAGGTGGAGCTATTGATGCTGTTAATGAGAATACAGGATTTCTTTTAAAAGGTAATAATCTTGAAGAAGAAGCTGTAGATTGTATCTTAAGTCTAATAAACGACCCTAGTATGAGGAATGAAATGGGGGAAGCGTCTTTAAATAGAATATTAAAAGAGTTTAGTTGGAGAAAAATATCAAAGGATATTTATCAATGA
- a CDS encoding glycosyltransferase — protein sequence MSSYFVYKIKEFNFIITSHGSEIIRFSKRKMAKRIIGEMYNNAEKVVCVSSYTKSLLFDNFNIKNKNKIVVIPCGVSEAFINSENKRELIRKRHNISPQTILLFTLARLGS from the coding sequence TTGTCAAGTTATTTTGTTTATAAAATAAAAGAATTTAATTTTATAATTACGTCACATGGTTCAGAAATTATTAGGTTTAGTAAGCGTAAAATGGCTAAGAGGATTATTGGAGAAATGTATAACAATGCAGAAAAAGTGGTATGTGTAAGTAGTTATACAAAGAGTTTACTATTCGATAATTTCAATATAAAGAATAAAAATAAAATAGTAGTAATACCTTGTGGCGTTTCCGAGGCGTTTATTAATTCGGAAAATAAAAGAGAACTTATACGAAAGCGGCACAATATATCTCCGCAAACTATTCTTTTATTTACTCTAGCTAGGCTTGGATCCTAG
- a CDS encoding glycosyltransferase family 4 protein, which yields MDKSFIEETAESAVTATTLSKIRTILKIFVYSVKLRGLIKKYEINIVHTNTLKSGLITIITKLYCKFKHIYHDRTDTRSKINNLIYSNSDKIIAISKYVGGKYNEKEKVKVVYNGVALRKEKDIKLYSKYGQFKIGIIGRLAPWKGQDTFIKAATSFLNTNNGNYEVEFYVVGGSGIEGSSAYEEYLYKLSRETIHHHKIKFTGYLSDMDKVYDELDIIIAPSKNPEPFGRVIIEAQMAGKPIISTAMGGVLELINHEETGLLIESDDHESLEKYIKKLIVDQEFYNNISTQGYKSVQKFNIKHHVDEVLKIYDNI from the coding sequence ATGGATAAATCATTCATAGAGGAAACAGCAGAGTCTGCTGTAACTGCGACAACATTGAGTAAAATTAGGACTATTTTAAAAATATTTGTATACTCAGTTAAATTAAGAGGTTTAATAAAAAAATACGAAATTAATATAGTTCATACTAATACGCTTAAATCAGGTTTGATAACTATAATTACTAAGCTTTATTGCAAATTTAAACACATTTATCATGACAGGACGGATACACGTTCTAAGATAAATAATTTAATATATAGCAACTCAGATAAAATTATAGCTATCTCTAAATATGTGGGGGGAAAATACAATGAAAAGGAAAAAGTTAAGGTTGTGTATAATGGAGTGGCTTTAAGAAAAGAAAAAGATATAAAATTATATAGTAAATATGGTCAGTTTAAGATTGGAATTATAGGTAGATTAGCGCCTTGGAAGGGGCAAGATACATTTATTAAGGCTGCAACAAGCTTCCTTAATACCAATAATGGAAATTATGAAGTTGAATTTTATGTAGTAGGTGGAAGTGGAATTGAAGGTTCTTCAGCTTATGAGGAATACCTTTATAAATTATCAAGAGAAACTATTCATCACCATAAAATTAAATTCACTGGTTATTTATCTGATATGGATAAAGTATATGATGAGCTTGATATAATAATAGCTCCATCAAAAAATCCTGAACCATTTGGACGAGTTATAATCGAAGCACAAATGGCAGGCAAGCCAATTATATCCACAGCGATGGGTGGAGTCTTAGAATTAATAAATCACGAAGAAACAGGACTTCTAATTGAAAGTGATGATCATGAATCCCTCGAAAAATATATAAAAAAGCTAATAGTTGATCAAGAATTTTATAACAATATTTCAACACAAGGATATAAAAGTGTTCAAAAATTCAATATTAAACATCATGTTGATGAAGTATTGAAAATTTATGATAATATTTAA
- a CDS encoding glycosyltransferase family 2 protein, producing the protein MDKTKLGPLVSVIIPTYNRATSIIKTIRSVFAQTYKNYEIIVIDDFSDDNTQELLDEYKPRISYYKHEINRGANAARNNGILKSKGEYIAFLDSDDVWSSTKLEDSINAFLENKNCDVVFTGYNIIETHNKRKNSKEIKEGNIFKDQLLKDYVSPTSAVMLKSECLKNNFFDENLPARQDYDLWIRLSEQFSFKYINKTLVDIYYLEKNRISHAYEKQVKGTQIILKKIKSNYYSQLTKKEMKEIEESQLRHIYKIYYFNDERKKARHIARELMGVNRGSKKNIGLYFISYVPYRIVNKIRKGKKNNERNTKKHTIF; encoded by the coding sequence GTGGATAAAACAAAACTAGGACCTTTAGTAAGTGTGATAATTCCAACCTATAATCGTGCTACAAGTATAATAAAAACAATAAGAAGCGTTTTTGCACAGACTTATAAAAACTATGAAATCATAGTGATTGATGATTTCTCAGATGATAATACACAAGAACTGTTAGATGAATATAAACCTAGAATTAGTTATTATAAGCATGAAATAAATAGAGGGGCTAATGCAGCCAGAAATAATGGGATTTTAAAATCTAAAGGTGAGTATATTGCATTCCTTGATAGTGACGATGTTTGGTCAAGTACGAAATTAGAAGACAGTATTAATGCTTTTTTAGAGAATAAGAATTGTGATGTAGTGTTTACAGGATATAATATTATAGAAACTCATAATAAAAGAAAAAATTCGAAAGAAATTAAAGAAGGCAATATTTTTAAAGATCAGTTACTAAAAGATTATGTCTCACCAACATCAGCAGTCATGCTAAAAAGCGAATGCCTAAAGAATAATTTTTTTGATGAAAATTTACCTGCTAGACAAGACTATGATTTATGGATCAGGTTATCAGAACAATTTTCATTCAAATATATTAATAAAACTTTAGTGGATATATATTATTTAGAAAAAAATAGAATTAGTCATGCGTATGAAAAACAAGTCAAAGGAACTCAAATAATACTTAAAAAAATAAAATCAAACTATTATAGTCAACTTACTAAAAAAGAAATGAAAGAAATTGAAGAATCACAGCTTAGACATATATATAAGATTTATTATTTTAATGATGAGAGAAAAAAAGCAAGGCATATTGCTAGAGAATTAATGGGTGTTAATAGAGGCTCTAAAAAGAATATCGGACTTTACTTTATTTCTTATGTTCCTTATAGGATAGTAAACAAAATACGCAAAGGAAAAAAAAATAATGAGAGAAATACAAAAAAACATACTATTTTTTGA
- a CDS encoding sugar transferase has translation MEETSQSSARRDQSISKKLIINESLFYLFLKRGIDISASIIGIIVLSPLFLILAIVIKIEDPKGAVFFKQTRVGKDENEFKMYKFRSMVSNAEELLEGLLDQNEVSGAMFKMKADPRITKMGKFIRKTSIDELPQLLNVLKGDMSLVGPRPPLIREVNEYTLFHKQRLLIKPGCTGLWQVSARNNVGFDEMVSMDLNYIKNRNILLDFKIILKTLLVLINTKGAY, from the coding sequence ATGGAAGAAACATCTCAGTCAAGTGCCAGAAGAGATCAATCCATCAGTAAAAAACTCATTATTAACGAATCACTCTTTTATCTCTTTCTTAAAAGAGGTATTGATATCTCAGCTTCAATTATTGGAATTATCGTGTTATCTCCTTTATTTTTAATTCTTGCTATTGTAATAAAGATAGAAGACCCAAAAGGAGCTGTTTTTTTTAAGCAGACTCGAGTTGGCAAAGATGAGAATGAATTTAAAATGTACAAGTTTCGATCAATGGTAAGTAATGCGGAAGAACTATTAGAAGGATTGCTAGATCAGAACGAAGTAAGTGGTGCGATGTTTAAAATGAAGGCAGATCCACGTATTACGAAAATGGGGAAATTTATTCGGAAGACAAGTATTGATGAACTTCCTCAACTGTTAAATGTTCTGAAAGGTGACATGAGTTTGGTGGGACCAAGACCTCCTCTGATAAGGGAGGTTAACGAATATACTTTATTTCATAAACAGAGATTGTTGATAAAGCCAGGGTGCACTGGCCTATGGCAGGTTAGCGCAAGGAACAATGTTGGTTTTGATGAGATGGTTTCTATGGATTTGAATTATATTAAAAACAGAAATATTCTACTCGATTTCAAAATAATTTTGAAGACATTATTAGTCTTGATTAATACAAAAGGAGCATATTAA
- the galU gene encoding UTP--glucose-1-phosphate uridylyltransferase GalU → MKPVKKAIIPAAGLGTRFLPATKAMPKEMLPIVDKPTIQYIIEEAVASGIEDIIIVTGKGKRAIEDHFDHAFELEQNLLAKQKLELLEKVTAASKVELHYIRQKEPKGLGHAVWTARKFIGDEPFAVLLGDDIVQDDTPCTKQLINQYNETGSSVIGVQTVADNQTNRYGIIDPLQSDGRLYGVNRFVEKPALGEAPSNLAIMGRYILTPEIFAHLEKQEIGAGGEIQLTDAIQMLNQEQSVYAYDFEGTRYDVGEKLGFVLTTLDFAMQRDELKEELIKKMREYVESEQTIQNS, encoded by the coding sequence ATGAAACCAGTCAAAAAAGCCATTATACCTGCAGCCGGACTCGGAACCCGTTTCTTACCAGCAACCAAAGCGATGCCAAAGGAAATGCTGCCAATCGTCGATAAACCAACCATTCAATACATCATTGAAGAAGCAGTCGCTTCTGGCATTGAAGACATCATTATCGTAACCGGTAAAGGCAAGCGAGCGATTGAAGATCACTTCGACCACGCTTTTGAACTCGAGCAGAATCTACTCGCAAAACAAAAGCTAGAGTTACTTGAAAAGGTTACCGCTGCTTCCAAAGTTGAATTACACTACATCCGTCAAAAAGAACCAAAAGGACTTGGACATGCTGTCTGGACTGCCCGCAAGTTTATCGGTGACGAACCATTTGCCGTTTTACTTGGAGACGACATCGTGCAAGATGACACACCATGTACCAAACAATTGATCAATCAATACAACGAAACCGGATCATCTGTCATTGGTGTACAAACCGTAGCTGACAACCAGACCAACCGCTACGGCATTATCGATCCACTCCAGTCAGACGGCAGACTCTATGGTGTCAATCGCTTTGTCGAGAAGCCAGCATTAGGGGAAGCACCATCAAATCTAGCGATCATGGGCCGTTACATTCTAACACCAGAGATCTTCGCACATCTTGAAAAACAAGAAATCGGAGCAGGTGGCGAGATCCAACTAACTGATGCAATTCAGATGCTGAATCAAGAGCAAAGCGTCTATGCCTATGACTTTGAAGGAACGCGTTACGACGTAGGAGAGAAGTTAGGTTTTGTCCTAACCACACTAGACTTTGCCATGCAACGCGATGAACTAAAAGAAGAACTCATTAAGAAAATGAGAGAATACGTAGAAAGTGAACAAACCATCCAGAACTCATAA
- a CDS encoding tyrosine-protein phosphatase — protein sequence MIDLYNRIIPMVCKNQLSKDRSIEIAKNAHENGIRSILIAPDMPQHPTPQSVELIESAVSTFNTELNRRNIPLSIFPGQLVRYTEMLVEEYKSRSLLTINHSRYLLIDLPDGDVPSNLAEQLYQLQLLDITPILFKPERNRYLIEQPDLLYKLVKQGVLLQVLATSVTGKAGTYVKRTTERMIGCNLVHMMTSDTDRPKIDTTNLHKALYQIETRFGTETTTFLQQNLTRIMKDEPIPFLPPERFKRKRYVGIF from the coding sequence ATGATTGATCTATATAATCGCATTATTCCGATGGTTTGCAAAAATCAATTATCGAAAGATAGGTCTATTGAAATAGCTAAAAATGCTCATGAAAATGGAATTCGATCTATCCTTATAGCTCCAGATATGCCGCAACATCCTACTCCACAATCAGTTGAATTGATTGAATCAGCTGTCTCAACGTTTAATACCGAACTTAATCGACGGAATATTCCGTTATCTATTTTTCCTGGTCAACTTGTTCGTTATACCGAAATGCTTGTTGAAGAATACAAATCACGTTCCCTACTAACCATTAATCATTCCCGATATCTACTTATTGACTTACCAGACGGAGACGTTCCATCGAATCTAGCAGAACAGCTTTACCAGCTGCAGCTATTAGATATTACTCCAATTTTATTTAAGCCAGAACGTAACCGTTATTTAATTGAACAACCGGATTTATTATATAAGCTTGTGAAGCAAGGCGTACTCCTTCAAGTTCTTGCAACCAGTGTGACAGGCAAAGCAGGCACCTATGTCAAACGAACAACAGAACGAATGATTGGCTGTAACCTGGTACACATGATGACATCAGACACGGATCGACCAAAAATAGACACAACCAATTTACATAAAGCCCTATATCAAATCGAAACACGTTTTGGCACGGAAACCACAACATTCTTGCAGCAGAATCTAACAAGAATCATGAAGGATGAACCGATTCCTTTTCTTCCGCCAGAACGCTTCAAACGCAAACGCTATGTTGGGATTTTCTAA
- a CDS encoding alpha/beta hydrolase, with translation MPTIQIGEQPIHYYYHLSQSSEADTIVFAHGAMTNYELFDDLLPFFITHFHVLVYDHRGYGGSVPLTEPLETLSLDLFASDLHVLLQSLGISSGVHLAGFHLGALTVLRYAVMFPDEVKSLCLMTLPCTPPHLAEQLMEHRLAISNQGTFIPEEYVTRVATNLPETHPRIAYLQERVQNLDMTVFNQVLKLVVFNDPLPDLRAIEKPTMIMSGANDVLFPSYYLNLHAVSYPHCRFVSITNAASFIVLDRPEPVARKMMRFMNVKHVKKTVSDPFIQHMDETMRAYVEQIHQTARDQLTVSTGLRVDVLFQFKVTREGKELLEGWNKRFSKQILLYLLFHRSTTREQLCEELWPSTPIDKAKKNLRVYLNYLKGVISDKEAEQPYIVIDREHIHLTGLIESDALAFTTLLHKANLEEDEKEKIQAR, from the coding sequence TTGCCTACTATACAAATAGGTGAGCAACCTATTCATTATTATTATCATCTGAGTCAATCGAGTGAAGCGGATACAATTGTTTTTGCACACGGAGCAATGACAAATTATGAGCTGTTTGATGATTTGCTTCCATTCTTTATAACGCACTTTCACGTGCTTGTTTATGATCATCGTGGGTACGGGGGGAGCGTTCCGCTTACTGAACCACTTGAGACACTTTCATTGGATCTATTTGCTAGTGATTTGCACGTCTTGCTTCAGTCACTTGGTATAAGTAGTGGTGTTCATCTTGCTGGCTTTCATCTTGGAGCGCTTACCGTTCTGCGTTATGCGGTGATGTTTCCAGATGAAGTAAAATCACTTTGTTTGATGACGTTGCCCTGTACACCACCACACTTAGCTGAGCAATTAATGGAGCATCGGTTGGCTATTAGCAATCAAGGAACTTTTATCCCAGAGGAATATGTGACACGTGTCGCTACTAATCTGCCAGAGACACACCCAAGAATTGCGTACTTACAAGAGAGGGTTCAGAATCTCGACATGACGGTTTTTAATCAGGTCTTGAAACTGGTTGTCTTTAACGATCCGTTACCAGATTTGCGGGCCATTGAAAAACCGACGATGATCATGTCCGGTGCAAACGATGTTCTATTTCCTTCGTATTATCTTAATTTGCATGCGGTTTCCTATCCACATTGTCGTTTTGTATCAATTACAAATGCAGCTTCATTTATCGTTCTTGATCGTCCTGAGCCAGTTGCGAGAAAAATGATGAGGTTCATGAACGTTAAACATGTTAAGAAAACAGTGTCCGATCCATTTATTCAGCACATGGATGAAACGATGCGCGCGTATGTTGAACAGATTCATCAAACAGCCAGAGATCAGCTCACTGTCAGTACTGGATTACGTGTAGATGTCTTATTTCAGTTCAAGGTTACTCGAGAGGGCAAGGAGTTATTGGAAGGTTGGAATAAACGTTTTTCAAAACAGATCCTACTGTATCTCTTATTCCACCGCTCTACAACAAGAGAACAGTTGTGTGAGGAGCTTTGGCCAAGCACTCCTATCGATAAAGCAAAGAAAAATTTACGTGTATATCTTAATTACCTAAAAGGTGTCATTAGCGATAAGGAAGCCGAACAACCATACATTGTGATAGATCGAGAGCACATCCACCTTACAGGTTTAATTGAAAGTGATGCATTGGCTTTTACAACTCTCCTTCATAAAGCGAATCTTGAAGAGGATGAGAAAGAGAAAATCCAAGCTCGTTGA
- a CDS encoding tyrosine-protein phosphatase: protein MIDVHCHILPGLDDGSASLAHSVEMARTAVQEGITTIIATPHHANPYFDSTAEEMAAGVEAVIAALETEGIPLVVKPGQEIRLFGELVEHLALGRSVPLTGEGRYVLVEFPTNSVPAYSERLFYDLAVQGYIPVIAHPERNKVLQEKPDKLFEFVRNGALTQITTSSVTGHFGKTVKSFTDQLLEANLAHLLASDAHNLQARTFRMKQASDLIEEEFGTDLLYQFQENAELLVSNQNLIIYPPEPVRKKRKRFSFFG, encoded by the coding sequence ATGATTGATGTGCACTGTCACATCCTTCCTGGTCTAGACGATGGATCAGCATCACTTGCACATAGTGTAGAAATGGCACGGACGGCCGTACAGGAAGGTATTACTACGATTATTGCAACGCCTCATCATGCGAATCCCTACTTCGACTCAACTGCCGAAGAAATGGCAGCGGGAGTAGAAGCTGTGATTGCAGCACTTGAAACAGAAGGCATTCCACTAGTCGTTAAGCCAGGACAGGAAATCCGCCTTTTTGGCGAGTTAGTTGAGCATCTGGCGCTTGGACGCTCCGTTCCACTAACAGGTGAAGGACGTTACGTATTAGTAGAATTTCCAACGAACTCAGTTCCTGCTTACAGTGAGCGCTTATTTTATGATCTGGCTGTACAAGGCTATATACCGGTTATTGCTCACCCAGAACGGAATAAGGTGCTGCAAGAAAAGCCAGACAAATTATTTGAGTTTGTGCGCAACGGTGCCTTAACCCAAATTACGACTTCAAGCGTCACTGGGCATTTTGGTAAAACGGTTAAAAGTTTTACTGACCAATTGCTAGAGGCGAACCTAGCTCACCTTCTTGCGTCTGATGCACATAACTTACAAGCCCGGACATTCCGGATGAAACAAGCATCAGACCTAATAGAAGAAGAGTTTGGAACGGACCTACTCTATCAATTTCAAGAAAATGCCGAACTTCTAGTCTCAAACCAGAACCTAATCATTTATCCACCAGAACCCGTTCGAAAAAAGAGAAAACGCTTTAGCTTTTTTGGCTAA
- a CDS encoding CpsD/CapB family tyrosine-protein kinase, with protein MATRSSKQKSKSTRNKTQRQLVADLHKHSPISEQYRTIRTNIEFSSVDKELRSFVVTSAGPGEGKSTSVANLAIVMAQNGQRVLIIDADMRRPTVHYTFSSPNTRGLTNVLSKQTTLEETVQITKIEHLSILTCGPIPPNPAELLNSRMMELVLEQALEQFDIIILDAPPVMAVTDAQLIASKVDGTILVTSSGKTDRDEVVKTKDLLLKSKANLLGVILNNKPVDEKSYYYY; from the coding sequence ATGGCAACACGCTCGAGTAAACAAAAATCAAAATCGACAAGAAATAAGACACAACGCCAATTGGTTGCTGACTTACATAAACATTCTCCAATATCGGAGCAGTATCGAACGATTCGTACCAATATTGAATTTTCTTCAGTCGATAAAGAATTACGCAGTTTTGTTGTCACATCAGCAGGGCCAGGGGAAGGCAAATCAACTAGTGTAGCGAATCTAGCGATTGTCATGGCACAAAATGGGCAGCGTGTCCTTATAATAGATGCTGATATGCGTCGCCCGACCGTTCACTACACATTTAGCTCACCTAATACCCGCGGATTAACAAATGTGTTATCAAAACAAACAACTTTAGAAGAAACGGTACAAATAACCAAGATTGAACATCTATCTATCTTGACATGTGGCCCTATCCCCCCAAACCCTGCTGAACTTTTAAACTCGCGTATGATGGAGTTAGTATTAGAGCAAGCACTTGAACAATTTGATATTATCATTTTAGACGCGCCACCTGTGATGGCAGTAACCGATGCACAGTTAATTGCTAGTAAAGTAGACGGAACCATTCTTGTTACCTCAAGTGGCAAAACCGACCGTGATGAAGTAGTCAAAACAAAAGATCTTTTATTAAAAAGTAAGGCAAATTTATTAGGTGTCATCCTTAATAATAAACCAGTAGATGAGAAGAGCTATTACTATTATTAA
- a CDS encoding YveK family protein, which translates to MEETISLKDIFLTLRRRLKLLIILPIIAMVVAAAVSFFLLTPMFQNSTQLLVNQTNPNPENAFSQNEIRTNIELISTYNEIIKSPYILDKVIEEADVNLTVSQLNQMITVSSANDSQVMNITVEDSSAEQAAMLVNTIASVFEQEVPGLFSVENVSILSPATFTENQSPVSPNKMLNIAIAFVVGLMAAVGLAFLLEYLDTTIKSEKDIEDALDMPVLGAISNMDSVDDFLKKSS; encoded by the coding sequence ATGGAAGAAACCATTAGTCTAAAAGATATATTTTTAACATTAAGAAGGCGTTTGAAACTACTTATTATCCTTCCTATTATTGCTATGGTAGTGGCCGCAGCCGTTAGCTTCTTTTTACTCACACCAATGTTTCAAAATAGCACACAACTACTCGTCAATCAAACCAATCCGAATCCAGAGAATGCATTCAGTCAAAATGAAATCCGCACTAATATTGAATTGATTAGCACGTATAATGAAATTATTAAAAGTCCCTATATCCTAGACAAGGTAATTGAAGAAGCGGATGTAAATCTAACAGTTAGTCAATTAAATCAAATGATTACTGTAAGTAGTGCGAATGATTCACAGGTTATGAACATTACTGTTGAAGATTCTAGTGCTGAGCAGGCTGCTATGCTTGTTAATACCATTGCGTCAGTCTTTGAACAAGAAGTACCTGGATTGTTTAGTGTAGAGAATGTTAGTATTCTGTCACCAGCAACATTTACAGAAAATCAATCACCCGTTAGCCCGAACAAAATGCTGAATATTGCGATTGCTTTTGTCGTTGGCCTAATGGCTGCCGTTGGTTTGGCATTCTTGTTAGAATATTTAGATACAACGATTAAATCGGAAAAAGACATTGAAGATGCACTGGATATGCCTGTTCTTGGAGCAATCTCCAATATGGATAGTGTAGACGATTTCTTAAAGAAAAGTTCCTAG